Proteins encoded within one genomic window of Flavobacterium gilvum:
- a CDS encoding polysaccharide deacetylase family protein, translating to MKSVSIKSIVFVIIVAIATVLLAVKMYPEEKAIVVKPLKKSYKAGVVFTFDDNYIEDWYVADLLLHPYGWKATFFVTWYGSLTPEQKTKLHYLKDNGHDIAAHGYNHLNALKYYKQFGMKKYIKDDILTLKSAMAKDGFDVHSFAYPDGARDSTLDNELLNYFSIIRGTTYEEIPPQSQYCYYEGKRVVYGLGIDDDYKQFNIPYYKSLMDYAKKHNKIVIFYGHKTVPDADEKLETPLSALEELCKYAKNKGLKFYTIDDLAKL from the coding sequence ATGAAATCTGTATCGATAAAAAGCATAGTTTTTGTAATTATTGTAGCTATTGCAACCGTATTATTGGCTGTTAAAATGTACCCGGAAGAAAAAGCTATTGTGGTAAAACCTTTGAAAAAGAGCTATAAAGCAGGTGTAGTTTTTACTTTTGATGACAATTATATCGAAGATTGGTACGTTGCCGATTTGCTTTTGCATCCTTACGGTTGGAAAGCTACTTTTTTTGTTACCTGGTATGGTAGTTTGACACCAGAGCAAAAAACAAAACTTCATTATTTAAAAGATAATGGTCATGATATAGCTGCGCATGGTTACAATCATTTGAATGCATTAAAATATTATAAGCAATTTGGAATGAAGAAGTATATCAAAGACGATATTTTGACATTGAAATCGGCAATGGCAAAAGATGGTTTTGATGTTCATTCCTTTGCTTATCCAGATGGAGCACGCGATTCGACCCTAGATAATGAATTGCTTAATTATTTTTCTATAATAAGAGGGACTACTTATGAGGAGATTCCGCCACAATCACAATATTGCTATTATGAAGGAAAAAGAGTTGTCTACGGCCTCGGTATAGATGATGACTACAAACAGTTTAATATTCCTTATTATAAAAGCCTGATGGATTACGCCAAAAAGCACAATAAAATAGTGATATTTTATGGTCATAAAACGGTTCCTGATGCCGATGAAAAGCTAGAAACACCACTTTCTGCTTTAGAAGAACTTTGCAAATATGCCAAAAACAAAGGCCTTAAATTTTATACTATAGATGATTTGGCGAAGTTGTGA
- a CDS encoding gluconate 2-dehydrogenase subunit 3 family protein, with the protein MERREALKKIAFLMGGAISATTMGVLFESFTVYDPEQSTYFYSLNDEEVLGEFSEIILPTTAKSPGAKAAGVGALIPQIIQDCYPPKLQEVFKNGFQEMLTKCKSKFNKEFMSLSNEDKNLLMNELRQEALNNQKKPSFFIIARDLTLLGYFSSEIGCTIAREYLPIPGRYDGNADYKEGQKAWAT; encoded by the coding sequence ATGGAAAGACGAGAAGCATTGAAAAAAATAGCTTTTTTGATGGGTGGAGCAATTTCTGCTACAACAATGGGGGTTTTATTTGAAAGTTTTACTGTATATGACCCCGAACAAAGCACCTATTTCTATTCTCTAAATGATGAAGAAGTTTTGGGTGAATTTTCAGAAATTATTTTGCCTACAACTGCAAAATCGCCTGGGGCAAAAGCTGCTGGTGTTGGTGCTTTAATACCACAGATTATTCAAGATTGCTATCCTCCAAAATTACAAGAAGTTTTCAAGAATGGATTTCAAGAAATGTTGACTAAATGTAAAAGTAAATTCAACAAAGAATTTATGAGTCTTTCCAATGAAGATAAAAATCTACTCATGAATGAGCTAAGACAGGAAGCGCTTAATAATCAAAAGAAACCTTCTTTTTTTATAATTGCCAGAGATTTAACCCTTTTAGGTTATTTCTCCTCTGAAATTGGATGTACAATCGCCAGGGAATATTTGCCAATACCTGGTAGATATGATGGCAATGCCGACTACAAAGAAGGGCAAAAAGCTTGGGCAACCTAA
- a CDS encoding GMC oxidoreductase: MVNINTDLKKQNTYDAIVIGSGISGGWAAKELTEKGLKVLMLERGMDIEHIKDYDSAMKAPWEIAYCGKLTEEQKRTHPVQTRDYVYSQATPNWSVNDLDCPYTEIKRFDWYRGFHVGGKSLMWGRQSYRLSDINFEDNAKDGHGNDWPIRYKDLAPWYDHVEKFAGISGQNENWPSLPDGHFLPPMDMNCVEKSVKERIEKHYNKSRIMTIGRTANLTVPHLGRGNCQYRSLCSRGCPFGAYFSTQASTLPAAMATKRLTVRPYSIVNHIIYDKETKKAKGVMVIDAQTNETMEFYAKIVFVNGSTLGTTFILLNSTSEAHPNGLGNASGHLGHNLMDHHFRCGASGDAEGFEDKYTYGRRANGIYVPRYQNFNNDKRDYVRGFGYQGGASRGTWYDNVAELSFGGDFKDNLSKPADTWRMGLGGFGEMLPYYENRVYIDHSKKDKWGQSVLAIDCEHRENEAKMRKDMMNDAAEMLEAAGMKNVKTYDNGSAPGMAIHEMGTARMGNDPKESVLNKWNQMHEVNNVFVTDGASMPSGGCQNPSLTFMALTARACDYAVKELKKKNI, encoded by the coding sequence ATAGTGAATATCAATACTGATTTAAAGAAGCAAAATACGTATGACGCCATTGTCATTGGTTCAGGAATAAGTGGTGGATGGGCAGCCAAAGAATTAACAGAAAAAGGGCTTAAGGTTCTTATGCTGGAACGAGGAATGGATATAGAACACATCAAAGATTATGATTCGGCCATGAAAGCTCCTTGGGAAATTGCCTATTGCGGAAAATTAACCGAAGAGCAAAAAAGAACCCATCCCGTACAAACCAGAGATTACGTATATAGTCAGGCTACTCCAAATTGGTCAGTAAATGATTTAGATTGCCCTTATACCGAAATCAAACGTTTTGATTGGTACAGAGGATTTCATGTTGGTGGAAAGTCCTTGATGTGGGGGCGCCAAAGTTATCGTTTAAGCGATATTAATTTTGAAGATAATGCCAAGGATGGTCACGGAAATGACTGGCCAATTCGATATAAAGATTTAGCCCCTTGGTATGATCATGTTGAAAAATTTGCCGGAATAAGTGGACAAAATGAAAACTGGCCTTCTTTGCCAGATGGTCATTTTTTGCCACCAATGGATATGAATTGCGTTGAAAAATCGGTAAAAGAACGTATCGAGAAACATTACAATAAATCCAGAATTATGACAATTGGTCGTACTGCAAATTTAACAGTACCACATTTAGGCCGAGGCAATTGTCAATACAGAAGTTTATGCAGTAGAGGCTGTCCGTTTGGAGCCTATTTTAGTACGCAAGCTTCAACCTTGCCAGCAGCTATGGCTACAAAAAGGCTAACTGTTCGTCCTTATTCAATTGTTAATCATATTATTTATGACAAAGAAACCAAAAAAGCCAAAGGTGTAATGGTTATTGATGCTCAGACTAATGAAACGATGGAGTTTTATGCCAAAATCGTTTTTGTAAATGGATCAACTCTAGGAACAACTTTCATCTTATTAAATTCAACTTCCGAAGCGCATCCAAATGGTTTGGGTAATGCCAGCGGACATTTAGGACATAACTTAATGGATCATCACTTCAGATGTGGAGCAAGTGGAGATGCAGAAGGATTTGAAGATAAATATACTTACGGACGAAGAGCCAATGGTATTTATGTTCCTAGGTATCAAAATTTTAATAATGACAAACGAGATTATGTGCGCGGTTTTGGATACCAAGGGGGCGCCAGCAGAGGAACTTGGTATGATAACGTTGCCGAATTGTCGTTTGGTGGGGATTTCAAAGATAATTTATCAAAACCTGCCGATACATGGAGAATGGGATTAGGAGGATTTGGCGAAATGTTGCCTTACTACGAAAATAGAGTTTACATCGACCATTCCAAAAAAGACAAATGGGGACAATCCGTATTGGCTATTGACTGTGAACACAGAGAAAATGAAGCTAAAATGCGTAAAGATATGATGAATGACGCCGCCGAAATGCTCGAAGCGGCGGGTATGAAAAACGTAAAAACATACGATAATGGCTCTGCACCGGGAATGGCGATTCACGAAATGGGAACTGCACGTATGGGGAATGATCCAAAAGAATCGGTGTTAAACAAGTGGAATCAAATGCATGAAGTGAACAATGTATTTGTTACTGATGGTGCCAGTATGCCTTCGGGTGGTTGTCAAAATCCATCCTTGACATTCATGGCCTTAACCGCCAGAGCATGTGATTATGCTGTAAAAGAATTAAAGAAAAAAAATATTTAG
- a CDS encoding Gfo/Idh/MocA family protein, translated as MRKLKMGMIGGGKNAFIGAVHRIAANMDGLIELHCGAFSSNPDLSLESGKELGLPKDKCYESYAQMIETEAKLPSEERMDFVSIVTPNHAHFAPAMLALENGFHVVLDKPMTLTLAEAKLLEQKVKETGLYLCVTHTYSGYPMVKQARNMVAENQFGAIRKIMVEYPQGWLSTPFENEGNKQAAWRTDPSKSGISGCMGDIGTHAAHLAEYISGLKITQLCADINTVVANRRLDDDGNVLLKFDNGANGILVASQIAAGEENSLKIKIYGEKGGLEWHQMEPNTLIVKWLNAPAQVYRTGNGYVSPIAAFNTRVPSGHPEGYMEAFGNLYKNFALTLQSKQEGKEPTTSMLDFPNVVDGVRGMAFIENVISSGKSSQKWTDFLSC; from the coding sequence ATGAGAAAATTAAAAATGGGAATGATTGGCGGTGGCAAAAACGCTTTTATAGGAGCTGTTCATCGCATTGCTGCCAATATGGATGGATTAATCGAATTGCATTGCGGTGCTTTTAGTTCGAATCCTGATTTATCCCTTGAATCCGGTAAAGAATTAGGGTTGCCAAAAGATAAATGTTATGAATCTTATGCCCAAATGATTGAGACCGAAGCAAAATTACCTTCTGAAGAAAGAATGGATTTTGTTTCAATTGTAACTCCGAATCATGCTCATTTTGCACCTGCAATGTTGGCTTTGGAAAATGGTTTCCATGTTGTTTTGGATAAGCCAATGACTTTGACTTTGGCGGAAGCCAAATTATTGGAACAAAAAGTCAAAGAAACAGGACTTTATTTATGCGTGACGCATACGTATTCCGGTTATCCAATGGTGAAACAAGCCAGAAATATGGTTGCTGAAAATCAATTTGGAGCCATTCGGAAAATTATGGTAGAATATCCTCAAGGCTGGTTGAGTACACCTTTTGAAAATGAAGGAAATAAACAGGCGGCCTGGAGAACAGATCCATCCAAAAGTGGTATCAGTGGTTGTATGGGAGATATTGGTACTCATGCTGCCCACTTGGCCGAATATATTTCGGGATTAAAAATCACACAACTTTGTGCAGATATTAATACTGTCGTTGCCAACAGAAGACTGGATGATGACGGGAATGTGTTGCTTAAATTTGATAATGGGGCCAATGGAATTTTGGTTGCAAGCCAAATTGCCGCCGGTGAAGAGAATAGTTTGAAAATAAAAATTTATGGTGAAAAAGGAGGCTTGGAATGGCATCAAATGGAACCAAATACTTTGATTGTAAAATGGCTGAACGCGCCTGCTCAAGTGTATCGAACCGGAAATGGGTATGTGTCACCAATAGCAGCTTTTAATACACGAGTTCCAAGCGGACATCCAGAAGGATATATGGAAGCTTTTGGGAATTTATACAAAAATTTTGCTTTGACTTTACAATCAAAACAGGAAGGTAAAGAACCAACAACAAGTATGCTAGATTTTCCAAATGTAGTAGATGGTGTTCGTGGAATGGCTTTTATAGAAAATGTAATTTCTTCGGGAAAATCATCTCAAAAATGGACAGATTTTTTGAGTTGCTAA
- a CDS encoding sugar phosphate isomerase/epimerase family protein, protein MTTMQGPAVFIAQFISDEAPFNSLEGMCQWAKNLNFKGIQIPTWDSRFIDLKKAADSKTYAEEITGIAASHGLKISELSTHLQGQLVAVHPTYDDFFDGFAPQEFRGNPKARQEWAVQQMHYAAQASQNLGLNAHATFSGSLLWQFFHPWPQRPPGLIEEGFKELANRWLPILNEFDRNGVDVCYEIHPGEDLFDGETYEMFLKAVNNHQRACILYDPSHFVLQQLDYIQYIDFYHERIKAFHVKDAEFNPTGKQGTFGGYQSWLNRAGRYRSPGDGQVDFKTIFSKLAQYDYKGWAVMEWECCLKNQEDGAREGAEFIKKHIIKVTDKAFDDFAAVETDTQLNRKNLGL, encoded by the coding sequence ATGACAACAATGCAAGGACCTGCGGTTTTTATAGCACAATTTATTTCTGATGAAGCTCCTTTTAATTCCTTAGAAGGAATGTGTCAATGGGCAAAGAATCTTAATTTTAAGGGGATTCAGATACCAACTTGGGATTCCCGTTTTATTGATTTGAAAAAAGCGGCCGATAGTAAAACTTATGCCGAAGAAATAACAGGAATTGCTGCTTCGCATGGATTGAAAATATCCGAACTTTCTACTCATTTACAAGGTCAACTAGTTGCTGTTCATCCCACGTACGATGATTTTTTTGACGGTTTTGCACCACAAGAGTTTCGAGGCAACCCAAAAGCAAGACAAGAATGGGCTGTACAACAAATGCATTATGCGGCACAAGCTTCTCAAAATTTAGGGCTTAATGCGCATGCGACTTTTAGCGGTTCCTTATTGTGGCAATTTTTTCATCCCTGGCCGCAACGACCACCTGGATTAATTGAAGAAGGATTCAAAGAACTTGCCAATCGCTGGTTGCCAATCCTCAATGAATTTGATAGAAACGGTGTGGATGTTTGTTACGAAATCCACCCTGGCGAGGATTTATTTGATGGGGAAACTTACGAAATGTTTCTAAAAGCGGTCAACAATCATCAGCGCGCCTGTATTTTGTATGATCCTTCCCATTTTGTTCTTCAACAATTGGATTATATTCAATACATCGATTTTTATCATGAGCGAATCAAAGCTTTTCATGTGAAGGATGCGGAGTTTAATCCAACAGGAAAACAAGGAACTTTTGGGGGGTATCAAAGTTGGCTGAATCGTGCGGGACGTTATCGTTCGCCGGGTGATGGTCAGGTAGATTTTAAAACCATTTTCAGCAAATTGGCACAATATGATTATAAAGGATGGGCTGTGATGGAATGGGAATGCTGTTTGAAAAACCAAGAAGATGGTGCTCGTGAAGGAGCCGAATTTATTAAAAAACACATCATTAAAGTGACTGATAAGGCTTTTGATGATTTTGCAGCGGTCGAAACCGATACCCAACTTAATAGAAAAAATCTAGGGTTATAA
- a CDS encoding c-type cytochrome encodes MKIKILVAVIAFGGLSSFSGFETNLKEYKNSSDETELSEGEKIMAKLDCATCHKIDKKVIGPSYLDIAKKYPLNDKSIGYLSDKIIKGGSGVWGAIPMAPHAALKKDDAKKVAKYILSLNNKKA; translated from the coding sequence ATGAAAATTAAAATTTTAGTTGCAGTAATAGCTTTTGGAGGATTAAGTTCTTTCTCGGGTTTTGAAACAAATTTAAAGGAATATAAAAATAGTAGTGATGAAACCGAACTTTCTGAGGGAGAAAAAATAATGGCAAAACTAGACTGTGCCACTTGTCATAAAATTGATAAAAAAGTCATCGGACCATCGTATTTGGATATTGCAAAAAAATATCCACTGAATGATAAAAGCATTGGTTATTTATCGGATAAAATTATCAAAGGAGGTTCTGGAGTTTGGGGGGCTATCCCAATGGCTCCGCATGCTGCATTAAAAAAAGATGATGCAAAAAAAGTAGCCAAATATATTTTGTCACTAAACAATAAAAAAGCGTAA